The nucleotide window GCTGCATTCTACGAAACATGTTTCAACCATTTCTTCCGTGCTCCAAATGAGAAGGATGGTGGCGACCTAGTTTACTACCAAGGTCACATCTCACCAGGTGTCTACTCTCGCGCATTCGTTGAAGGCCGTCTAACTGAAGAGCAGCTAGACAACTTCCGTCAAGAAGTCGATGGTAAAGGTATCCCGTCATACCCGCACCCTAAACTAATGCCTGAATTCTGGCAGTTCCCGACTGTATCTATGGGTCTGGGTCCAATCGCTTCTATCTACCAGGCTCGTTTCCTTAAGTACCTTGAAGGCCGCGGCATGAAAGATACTTCAGAGCAGCGCGTATATGCGTTCCTGGGTGACGGTGAGATGGATGAGCCAGAATCACGTGGTGCGATCTCTTTCGCTGCGCGTGAGAAGTTAGACAACCTATGTTTCCTGATCAACTGTAACCTTCAGCGTCTAGATGGCCCTGTAATGGGTAACGGTAAGATCATTCAAGAACTTGAAGGTCTGTTCAAAGGTGCTGGCTGGAACGTAGTGAAAGTAATCTGGGGTAACAACTGGGATTCACTACTTGCGAAAGACACCACTGGTAAGCTGCTACAGCTTATGAACGAAACGATCGACGGCGACTACCAAACATTTAAATCGAAAGATGGCGCGTACGTACGTGAGCACTTCTTTGGTAAATACCCAGAGACTGCTGCACTAGTAGCAGACATGACTGATGACGAAATCTTCGCACTTAAGCGTGGTGGTCACGACTCTTCTAAGCTATACGCGGCATTCAATAATGCGCAAGAAACTAAAGGCCGTCCAACGGTTATCCTAGCTAAGACTGTTAAAGGTTACGGCATGGGTGAAGCGGCTGAAGGTAAGAACATCGCGCACCAAGTTAAGAAGATGGACATGACTCACGTTCTACACCTACGTGATCGTCTGGGTCTTCAAGACATCCTAACGGATGAAGCGGTTAAAGAGCTTCCGTACCTGAAACTTGAAGAAGGTTCAAAAGAGTACGAATACCTACACGCTCGTCGTAAAGCGCTACACGGTTACACGCCTCAGCGTCTACCAAACTTCACAGAGGAACTGATCGTTCCTGAACTAGAAGAATTCAAGCCTCTACTAGAAGAGCAGAAGCGTGACATTTCTTCTACTATGGCATTCGTACGTTCACTGAACGTTCTGCTTAAGAACAAGAACATTGGTAAGAACATCGTTCCTATCATTGCTGACGAAGCACGTACATTCGGTATGGAAGGTCTATTCCGTCAAATCGGTATTTACAACCCGCACGGCCAGACTTACACACCAGAAGACCGTGGCGTTGTTTCTTACTACAAAGAAGCGACTTCAGGTCAGGTTCTACAAGAAGGTATCAACGAGCTAGGTGCTATGTCTTCATGGGTTGCAGCAGCAACTTCATACTCGACAAACGACCTACCAATGATTCCGTTCTACATCTACTACTCTATGTTCGGTTTCCAACGTGTTGGCGACATGGCGTGGATGGCTGGTGACCAACAAGCACGTGGTTTCCTACTAGGTGCAACTGCTGGTCGTACTACACTGAACGGTGAAGGTCTGCAGCACGAAGATGGTCACTCGCACATCATGGCGGGTACCGTTCCTAACTGTATCTCTTACGATCCGACATTCGCTTACGAAGTAGCGGTAATCATGCAAGACGGTATCCGTCGCATGTACGGTGAGCAAGAGAACGTGTTCTACTACCTAACGCTAATGAACGAGAACTACGCAATGCCAGCAATGCCAGAAGGCGCTGAAGAAGGCATTCGTAAGGGTATCTACAAGCTAGAAACTTACACTGGTTCTAAAGGTAAAGTTCAGCTAATGAGCTCTGGTACTATCATGAACGAAGTACGTAAAGCAGCTCAAATCCTTAGCGATGACTACGGTGTTGCTTCTGACGTTTACTCTGTAACGTCATTCAACGAAGTGACTCGCGACGGTCAAGCGGCTGAGCGTTACAACATGCTACACCCAGAAGCAGAAGCACAAGTACCATACATCCAAACAGTAATGGGTACTGAGCCAGCTATCGCAGCAACTGACTACATGAAGAACTACGCAGAGCAGGTTCGTGCATTCATCCCTGCTGAATCTTTCAAAGTTCTTGGTACTGACGGCTTTGGTCGCTCAGATAGCCGCGAAAACCTACGTCGTCACTTCGAAGTGAACGCAGGTTACGTAGTCGTAGCAGCGCTAACTGAACTAGCGAAACGTGGCGAAGTTGAAAAATCTGTAGTTGTAGAAGCAATTAAGAAATTCGACATCGACACTGAGAAAACAAACCCGCTATACGCTTAATTAAGAAGGTAGATAAGAAATGGCAATCGAAATTAATGTACCAGACATCGGTGCGGATGAGGTTGAAGTTACTGAGATTCTTGTGAGCGTTGGCGACAAGGTTGAAGAAGAGCAGTCTCTGATCACTGTTGAAGGCGATAAAGCTTCTATGGAAGTTCCTGCTTCTCAAGCGGGTATCGTTAAAGAAATCAAAGTTGCAGAAGGCGACAAGGTTTCTACTGGTTCTCTAATCATGATTTTCGAAGCTGAAGGTGCCGCTGCAGAAGCGGCTCCTGCGGCGGCCCCAGCAGTTGAAGCGGCACCTGTAGCAGCTCCTGCAGCGGCAGAACTGAAAGAAGTTCACGTACCAGATATCGGTGGTGACGAAGTTGAAGTTACTGAAATCATGGTAGCAATCGGCGACAGCATCGAAGAAGAGCAATCTCTGATCACTGTAGAAGGCGACAAAGCTTCTATGGAAGTTCCTGCACCATTTGCGGGTACACTGAAAGAGATCAAAGTAGCAGCAGGCGATAAAGTATCGACTGGCTCTCTAATCATGGTATTCGAAACTGCAGGTTCAGGTGCTCCAGCAGCACCAGCAGCAGTTGAAGCTCCTGCGGCAGCAGCTCCAGCAGCGTCTGCGGCAAAAGAAGTTAACGTTCCAGATATCGGTGGCGACGAAGTAGAAGTGACTGAAATCATGGTAGCAGTTGGCGACACAGTGGAAGAAGAGCAATCTCTAATCACTGTAGAAGGCGACAAAGCTTCTATGGAAGTTCCTGCACCATTCGCTGGTACGGTTAAAGAAATCAAGATTGCAGCTGGCGATAAAGTGTCTACTGGCTCTCTAATTATGGTATTCGAAGTGGCTGGCGCAGCGCCTGCTCCAGCGCAAGCAGCAGCACCTGCAGCAGCAGCGGCGGCTCCTAAAGCAGAAGCTCCAGCGGCAGCAGCTCCAGCTCCAGCAGCAACAGGCGATTTCAAAGAGAACGACGAGTACGCTCACGCGTCTCCAGTTGTTCGTCGTCTAGCTCGTGAGTTCGGCGTAAACCTTTCTAAGGTTAAAGGTTCTGGTCGTAAGAGCCGTATCCTGAAAGAAGACGTTCAGAACTACGTGAAAGAAGCGCTTAAGCGTCTAGAGTCTGGTGCAGCAGCATCTGGCAAAGGCGACGGTGCAGCTCTTGGTCTACTACCATGGCCAAAAGTGGACTTCAGCAAGTTCGGTGAGACAGAAGTTCAACCGCTATCTCGCATTAAGAAGATCTCTGGTGCTAACCTACACCGTAACTGGGTAATGATCCCGCACGTTACACAGTGGGATAACGCAGACATCACGGCTCTTGAAGCATTCCGTAAAGAGCAAAATGCGATTGAAGCGAAGAAAGACACCGGCATGAAGATCACGCCACTTGTGTTCATCATGAAAGCGGTCGCTAAAGCACTTGAAGCGTTCCCTGCGTTCAACTCTTCTCTATCAGAAGACGGTGAGAGCCTAATTCTGAAGAAATACGTGAACGTTGGTATCGCGGTAGATACGCCAAACGGTCTGGTTGTTCCTGTATTTAAAGATGTGAACAAGAAAGGCATCTACGAGCTATCTGAAGAGCTAATGGCTGTTTCTAAGAAAGCTCGTGCTGGTAAGCTGACTGCGGCTGACATGCAAGGTGGCTGTTTCACTATCTCTAGCCTTGGCGGCATCGGCGGTACTGCGTTTACTCCAATCGTGAACGCGCCAGAAGTGGGTATCCTGGGTGTATCTAAGTCAGAGATGAAACCGGTATGGAACGGTAAAGAGTTCGAACCGCGTCTACAACTTCCACTGTCTCTATCATACGACCACCGTGTGATCGATGGTGCGGAAGGTGCGCGTTTCATCACTTACCTAAACTCATGTCTATCTGACATTCGTCGTCTGGTTCTTTAATAGAAGTAGATGAATGAGAGGCGGCAATTTAGCCGCCTCTGTTTATAGCGAATAACGAATAAAAATTATCGGCAATTTGGTTGCCTTCCCTATTTAGTTCAGGGTTTTCACAATCGAATTGTTGTCTAGCTCACAGGCTAAATTGATTTACTTTTCACGCCATTAACATCTCTGTAAACTGTTAGCGGTCTGAAAGTCACTGTTTAAAAATCTTACTTAAACAAAAAGAATCAAAAATTACTCAGCCTGTTAGGGATAATGACTACAAGAGGTCAAAATGAGCAAAGAAATTAAAGCCCAAGTTGTTGTACTTGGTTCTGGTCCTGCTGGTTACTCTGCAGCATTCCGTTGTGCGGATCTAGGTCTTGAAACTGTACTAGTTGAACGTTACAGCACTCTTGGCGGTGTGTGTCTGAACGTGGGTTGTATCCCATCTAAAGCACTTCTTCACGTTTCTAAAGTAATCGAAGAAGCAAAAGCAATGGCTGATCACGGCGTTGTATTTGGCGAACCGCAAACTGACATCAACAAAATCCGCATCTGGAAAGAAAAAGTTGTTAACCAACTTACTGGTGGTCTGGGTGGCATGGCTAAGATGCGTAACGTAACAGTTGTTAACGGTTACGGTAAGTTTACTGGTCCTAACTCTATCCTTGTAGAAGGTGAAGGTGAGTCAACGGTTGTTAACTTCGACAACGCAATCGTTGCTGCTGGTTCTCGTCCAATCAAACTGCCATTTATCCCGCATGAAGACCCACGTATTTGGGATTCAACTGACGCTCTTGAACTAAAAGAAGTGCCAGAAAAACTGCTTATCATGGGTGGTGGTATCATCGGTCTAGAAATGGGTACGGTATACCAATCTCTAGGTTCTAAAGTTGAAGTTGTTGAGATGTTTGACCAGGTAATCCCTGCAGCAGACAAAGATATTGTTAAGGTTTACACCAAGCGTATCAAAGACAAGTTCAAGCTAATGCTAGAAACGAAAGTAACAGCAGTTGAAGCGAAAGAAGACGGTATTTACGTTTCAATGGAAGGCAAGAAAGCACCTGCTGAAGCAGAGCGCTACGATGCTGTTCTTGTTGCTATCGGTCGTGTGCCAAACGGTAAGCTAATCGACGGTGAAAAAGCGGGTCTTGAAATCGACGAGCGCGGCTTCATCAACGTTGACAAGCAAATGCGTACTAACGTTCCTCACATTTTCGCGATCGGTGATGTTGTTGGTCAACCGATGCTTGCGCACAAAGGTGTGCATGAAGGTCACGTAGCAGCTGAAGTTATCTCTGGTAAGAAGCACTACTTCGACCCTAAAGTTATCCCTTCAATTGCGTACACTGAGCCAGAAGTGGCTTGGGTTGGTAAGACTGAGAAAGAAGCGAAAGAAGAAGGCATCAAGTACGAAGTGGCAACATTCCCATGGGCAGCATCAGGTCGTGCAATCGCATCTGACTGTTCTGACGGTATGACTAAGCTAATCTTCGACAAAGAAACTCACCGCGTTATCGGTGGTGCTATCGTTGGTACTAACGGTGGTGAACTACTTGGCGAAATCGGTCTTGCGATCGAGATGGGTTGTGATGCAGAAGATATCGCTCTGACTATCCACGCTCACCCAACACTACACGAGTCGGTTGGTCTGGCTGCTGAAGTATTTGAAGGTTCAATCACTGACCTTCCAAACAAAAAAGCAGTTAAGAAGAAGTAAGTTTCTTTACTGAATGAATAATAAAAACCGCTGAACTTTCAGCGGTTTTTTTTGTACGTAAAACTCATGTTTTGTAGTCAAAAAGCCCAGTAGAAGGTCAAGCTAATCGAGAGTATAGCTTTCACCCTATGGTGTCATTCCGAGGAGCCTTAGCGACATCAGGAATCTACTCACTTCAAAAATGGAGCTGAAACGAGCACCTTAAACACCGACACTCTCGGTAAGTAGATCCTGAAACGAGCACCTTAAACACCGACACTCTCGGTAAGTAGATCCTGAATCACGCTCCTTCGTCGCTGTCCAGGATGACGGTAGTGTTACTATGTTGTTTGTAGTTGAACTAGCTGGGCTTAGTTAGTTTTGGTTTAAATCTTTATTAACCGCGCTCGTAGATACAAAGCATATCCAGGTATGAGCTGACCAGGTTTTTCAGCTCATCTTCACCTTTAAAACGGTTTGCTTGTACAAACAGTGAGTAGCAAATGCCGTGGAACAGGTTAGTCAAATGTTCTGGTTGATGCTTGTTGCAAATTTCACCACGCTCAATTGCTTTGATAAACATGTTCTGTACCAACAGCTGATTGGTGCGGTTGGTTGACACGAATAGTGGCCAAACTTCGTCGCGTGTCGATGCGCTCCACTCAAACCATACTTTCAGCCAGTGGCAATCTTGATTGACTAGCTCAATCATCGCGCTAGTGATATTCGCAATATTGTCACGTGCGTGTAGGTCTAAATCAATGTTATCTGACAGGAAGTTTGAGAACTGACGTACTACGTGGTTCAGTACTTCATCGACCAGATCTTCTCGGGTTGGGAAGTAGTTAAAAACGGTTGCAACAGAAACTTGCGCAATTTCAGCGATATCCGCATGACCGCCGCGGCCAATGCCACGGCGCGCAAATACTTCCAACGCGATTTCCATCAGTTGTTGTTTACGCTTAATAGGGGAAAGCCTAGTACGGGCTCTCTTTGCAATTGAGTCCATTATATTTACCTTGCCATTTTCGTTGTATGGGGGGAAATCCCCCTAATTGATTATTTTAATAATTGCTTAAAGCAAGTGATGAGTGTAATGGTGCATATAAGCAAGGTCAACATGTGTTGTGTGATTTGTAGACAGTAATGCTCTGATTGTTGATGCTTTTCGTCAGAATATTGTGAAATT belongs to Vibrio sp. STUT-A11 and includes:
- the aceF gene encoding pyruvate dehydrogenase complex dihydrolipoyllysine-residue acetyltransferase, yielding MAIEINVPDIGADEVEVTEILVSVGDKVEEEQSLITVEGDKASMEVPASQAGIVKEIKVAEGDKVSTGSLIMIFEAEGAAAEAAPAAAPAVEAAPVAAPAAAELKEVHVPDIGGDEVEVTEIMVAIGDSIEEEQSLITVEGDKASMEVPAPFAGTLKEIKVAAGDKVSTGSLIMVFETAGSGAPAAPAAVEAPAAAAPAASAAKEVNVPDIGGDEVEVTEIMVAVGDTVEEEQSLITVEGDKASMEVPAPFAGTVKEIKIAAGDKVSTGSLIMVFEVAGAAPAPAQAAAPAAAAAAPKAEAPAAAAPAPAATGDFKENDEYAHASPVVRRLAREFGVNLSKVKGSGRKSRILKEDVQNYVKEALKRLESGAAASGKGDGAALGLLPWPKVDFSKFGETEVQPLSRIKKISGANLHRNWVMIPHVTQWDNADITALEAFRKEQNAIEAKKDTGMKITPLVFIMKAVAKALEAFPAFNSSLSEDGESLILKKYVNVGIAVDTPNGLVVPVFKDVNKKGIYELSEELMAVSKKARAGKLTAADMQGGCFTISSLGGIGGTAFTPIVNAPEVGILGVSKSEMKPVWNGKEFEPRLQLPLSLSYDHRVIDGAEGARFITYLNSCLSDIRRLVL
- the aceE gene encoding pyruvate dehydrogenase (acetyl-transferring), homodimeric type; its protein translation is MSDMKHDVDALETQEWLQALESVVREEGVERAQFLLEQVLDKARLDGVDMPTGITTNYINTIPADQEPAYPGDTTLERRIRSIIRWNAIMIVLRASKKDLELGGHMASFQSSAAFYETCFNHFFRAPNEKDGGDLVYYQGHISPGVYSRAFVEGRLTEEQLDNFRQEVDGKGIPSYPHPKLMPEFWQFPTVSMGLGPIASIYQARFLKYLEGRGMKDTSEQRVYAFLGDGEMDEPESRGAISFAAREKLDNLCFLINCNLQRLDGPVMGNGKIIQELEGLFKGAGWNVVKVIWGNNWDSLLAKDTTGKLLQLMNETIDGDYQTFKSKDGAYVREHFFGKYPETAALVADMTDDEIFALKRGGHDSSKLYAAFNNAQETKGRPTVILAKTVKGYGMGEAAEGKNIAHQVKKMDMTHVLHLRDRLGLQDILTDEAVKELPYLKLEEGSKEYEYLHARRKALHGYTPQRLPNFTEELIVPELEEFKPLLEEQKRDISSTMAFVRSLNVLLKNKNIGKNIVPIIADEARTFGMEGLFRQIGIYNPHGQTYTPEDRGVVSYYKEATSGQVLQEGINELGAMSSWVAAATSYSTNDLPMIPFYIYYSMFGFQRVGDMAWMAGDQQARGFLLGATAGRTTLNGEGLQHEDGHSHIMAGTVPNCISYDPTFAYEVAVIMQDGIRRMYGEQENVFYYLTLMNENYAMPAMPEGAEEGIRKGIYKLETYTGSKGKVQLMSSGTIMNEVRKAAQILSDDYGVASDVYSVTSFNEVTRDGQAAERYNMLHPEAEAQVPYIQTVMGTEPAIAATDYMKNYAEQVRAFIPAESFKVLGTDGFGRSDSRENLRRHFEVNAGYVVVAALTELAKRGEVEKSVVVEAIKKFDIDTEKTNPLYA
- a CDS encoding LuxR/HapR/OpaR family quorum-sensing transcriptional regulator codes for the protein MDSIAKRARTRLSPIKRKQQLMEIALEVFARRGIGRGGHADIAEIAQVSVATVFNYFPTREDLVDEVLNHVVRQFSNFLSDNIDLDLHARDNIANITSAMIELVNQDCHWLKVWFEWSASTRDEVWPLFVSTNRTNQLLVQNMFIKAIERGEICNKHQPEHLTNLFHGICYSLFVQANRFKGEDELKNLVSSYLDMLCIYERG
- the lpdA gene encoding dihydrolipoyl dehydrogenase, translating into MSKEIKAQVVVLGSGPAGYSAAFRCADLGLETVLVERYSTLGGVCLNVGCIPSKALLHVSKVIEEAKAMADHGVVFGEPQTDINKIRIWKEKVVNQLTGGLGGMAKMRNVTVVNGYGKFTGPNSILVEGEGESTVVNFDNAIVAAGSRPIKLPFIPHEDPRIWDSTDALELKEVPEKLLIMGGGIIGLEMGTVYQSLGSKVEVVEMFDQVIPAADKDIVKVYTKRIKDKFKLMLETKVTAVEAKEDGIYVSMEGKKAPAEAERYDAVLVAIGRVPNGKLIDGEKAGLEIDERGFINVDKQMRTNVPHIFAIGDVVGQPMLAHKGVHEGHVAAEVISGKKHYFDPKVIPSIAYTEPEVAWVGKTEKEAKEEGIKYEVATFPWAASGRAIASDCSDGMTKLIFDKETHRVIGGAIVGTNGGELLGEIGLAIEMGCDAEDIALTIHAHPTLHESVGLAAEVFEGSITDLPNKKAVKKK